A window of the Myxocyprinus asiaticus isolate MX2 ecotype Aquarium Trade chromosome 11, UBuf_Myxa_2, whole genome shotgun sequence genome harbors these coding sequences:
- the LOC127447859 gene encoding protein mono-ADP-ribosyltransferase PARP4-like isoform X5, translated as MAVFENCTVVLDVKNLPFKEKNKLRSALLDNAGNISYVVNKECSFVVTSCLDDLSSNRQRSIQKHNIPLVGLQYVWSCLEKGHLLPLTEHILAYPSFEPLPYPEIKVLTQPSGKLKGQPQLRNTETEILEKDGPHLGKFRVYKESDRDMPEFPSHFQVAKYSVFESVKPKTLSVLELQSAKGGAGQQYRVLCSMLRESEKVVVQDKLVYCVTSEDAVDAYQMLMMEMETQGFTQTHTLPPEAEQMASYSLKQLLLEEKLNCSTLSQEVGIFVELVWTEALGSLGNILTVPVSSISLNDVSRVEGLLLQAQKTQKEAEVKALLEEVNTLLPLRMIDPPSKHKLVSQKLDLCQLIRDIVNVSEATLRSPSPSSLGKYRALRCSIEVVPPQNPEFHEVSQLLQDRTVQIQQILRVNRGVELQMFREELGNIKPLLHSTSPRSFVGILSRGLLLPKVGVEQHGIERTDIGNLGGGIYFSDSLMTSVKYSKPSVTDGSRLLLVCEVALGQCKDLLKRDTTLTSAPEDYNSVHGVRRTPEKPSEFEDDEYVVYNTDQIKLKYVVQYTLEEDQLKMFQPHIDTSVELTLPIDTTSDILSSDDSEGLEFTKNPLEEMTAGLLDSNGQKLPLQAVHVRCKLMDLLCQVIIFQTYTNQSAVPIEAKYVFPLEETAAVCGFEAFINGKHIIGKVKEKEQARKEYKQAIEKGHGAYLMDQDAPDVFTISVGNLPPGATVLIKLTFITELVVRAGSIIFSLPGSVAPWQQSDALNQRTQGTVEKVCVTEFQSEGEFSLCMSIEMPYEIIDLRSSHRIKSKMTDCKAVVSTLPGQTLGSEGLQVSFSLSKIHMPRMWVENHPEKDSQACMLVFYPDFKSSGVSSSGDSSSVSDVVILLDSSESMRGDAIMNARRIALQVLNSLERSLKINIISFGTDYKEAFPAPVPLDEASESARQFIMFSSGAGGSTELWRPLRSLSLLPPSQGVRNILLLSDGHVQNQAVTLQLIRENSCHTRLFTCGLSLTANRHMLRALAQAGGGTYEFFDTKMKHTWTEKVRAQVQRMESPGCRSVAVKWQQFNPTAPPPVQAPSQLHALFSDCHTMVYGFVPHCTQATLFGDLSGQEIKTMVSTTELQKTKGTFLHKLTARAIIRDYEDGILGNSEAEHEGKKAELKSYITELSKEFSILSQFTSFVAIEERDQNQLDTGFTDIPKLIAEEDVDILSYMGWTEEKQTAGDNEEELKLVEIISGTSCDYEDAPYDFFDDILDGDGEGYLSLSDYEGSMSSYFKSKTELKSSKTHTGFSSDVVYGQCYNNIFEEILPSPPSPVFNIHKFKQSKIDGLHTMNAAYPSLRAQRCDSVHHPNLSTKLVAGSPSEYYSSVPFPMDLSITAYSPSAPPLGAKMQIPCTTTAILSSRYEHESVPVPPPATKPDTSVPPSPPVIIAGSPPENWRPKPKPLSTTYKPFLHLCDDMMLEPSLKSVKPPSPLASMLPPPPAPFLSLPVKPIIPGLPSYGQYGSPTDALQKSVEPEQFCGSSVSNLRSSFMFGASVQHQQQGFGISASTQVGSSVPMPPPAIKHQAPPPALATGAMMSLPCSRSDRPPSPPACMPSSAPASYFSYPVKPIIPELTSFAYGSPRTHDALQNAAEPEKNCGSSAPQFRPSVKFGASVQQQQGGFAYFASPQQQQQLFGMSASNQAGGTVPMPHSAIKDQAPPPAPPSSAIMPIVWSMSGRPPSPPASMPPPPASFFSWAAKPKIPELPSFTNGNPSGALLNIAEPEKDCGFSDPQFRPSFKFGASVKQQQRGFEFFASHAAKSVPMPPPAIKHKAPSPAHPPGAMMPLTCSMSVRPPSASMLSPPRLQVFSTPIIPQQQQQMRELQQQQQQSFFALAKNSTFSWLSVQNEPNKITALNLACAPRRPPDTVAWDELFELQHEDGYWECTGRLSSFLSLDVDFFANVFLKEKGICSLGVKAHVDILRLVATLLVLQLIRVKKLAEGELLLSLFKLKESQGSRPVHWEAVKRAVDWACWADRQYPCVCSRLEFGWDWDSSTRQLLGCDSPLPFSPIIPVLERRVDVSVM; from the exons AAAGTAGTGGTGCAGGATAAGCTTGTGTACTGTGTGACCTCTGAGGATGCTGTGGATGCCTATCAGATGCTGATGATGGAGATGGAGACTCAAggattcacacagacacacacacttcctcCTGAGGCTGAGCAAATGGCATCCTACAGCTTGAAGCAG CTTCTGTTGGAGGAGAAGCTGAACTGCAGCACATTATCACAGGAAGTGGGCATCTTTGTGGAGCTGGTCTGGACTGAAGCTCTCGGTTCCCTTGGCAACATCCTGACGGTCCCTGTCTCAAGTATCAGCCTCAATGAT GTGAGTCGGGTGGAGGGATTGTTGCTGCAGGCACAAAAGACTCAAAAAGAAGCTGAAGTCAAGGCCCTGCTAGAGGAAGTCAACACTCTTCTACCCCTCAGAATGATCGACCCTCCATCTAAACACAAGCTTGTATCTCAGAAACTAGACCTTTGTCAG CTGATCAGAGATATTGTGAATGTGAGTGAAGCCACTCTGAGAAGCCCCTCGCCCTCCTCTCTGGGAAAGTATCGTGCACTGAGGTGCAGCATTGAAGTAGTTCCACCACAAAACCCTGAGTTTCATGAAGTCTCTCAACTGCTTCAGGACAG GACTGTTCAGATTCAGCAGATATTGCGTGTAAACAGAGGGGTGGAGCTTCAAATGTTTAGGGAGGAGTTAGGCAACATTAAGCCCCTCCTCCACTCTACTAGTCCCAGAAGTTTTGTTGGAATACTTTCACG AGGTCTGCTGCTGCCCAAGGTTGGAGTCGAACAGCATGGAATTGAGAGGACAGATATAGGGAATCTTGGAGGAGGCATCTACTTCAGTGACTCTCTAAT GACTAGTGTGAAGTACTCCAAGCCCAGTGTAACTGATGGCTCTCGGCTGCTGTTGGTGTGTGAGGTGGCTTTGGGTCAATGCAAGGACCTGCTGAAAAGAGACACCACTTTGACCTCTGCCCCTGAGGACTACAACAGCGTACATGGAGTCCGCCGCACCCCGGAAAAACCCTCTGAATTTGAG GATGATGAGTATGTAGTATATAACACAGACCAGATCAAACTGAAGTATGTAGTGCAGTACACTCTGGAGGAGGACCAGTTAAAAATGTTCCAGCCTCATATTGACACCTCTGTGGAGCTCACACTGCCCATTGACACAACCTCTGACATCT TGTCCAGTGATGACAGTGAGGGTTTGGAGTTCACTAAGAATCCTTTAGAGGAGATGACCGCAGGTTTGCTGGACAGCAACGGTCAGAAACTTCCCTTACAGGCTGTCCATGTGAGATGCAAGCTCATGGACCTACTGTGCCAG GTCATAATTTTTCAGACTTACACAAATCAGAGTGCTGTTCCTATTGAAGCAAAGTATGTCTTTCCACTGGAGGAGACGGCAGCAGTGTGTGGATTTGAAGCCTTTATCAATGGAAAGCACATCATTGGAAAG GTAAAGGAGAAAGAGCAGGCTCGTAAGGAGTACAAACAAGCAATAGAGAAAGGTCATGGAGCCTACCTGATGGACCAGGATGCACCT GATGTATTTACTATCAGTGTGGGGAACCTTCCTCCTGGAGCCACAGTTTTGATCAAGTTGACCTTCATCACTGAGCTGGTGGTGAGAGCAGGATCTATAATCTTCTCACTGCCTGGCAGCGTTGCACCCTGGCAACAGAGCGACGCCCTTAATCAGAGAACTCAG ggaactgttgagaaggTTTGTGTGACAGAGTTTCAATCAGAGGG GGAGTTTTCTCTGTGTATGTCCATTGAAATGCCTTATGAGATAATCGACTTAAGGTCTTCACACCGCATCAAATCCAAg ATGACAGACTGTAAGGCAGTGGTCAGTACTTTACCCGGACAGACTCTTGGATCTGAAGGGCTCCAGGTGTCCTTCAGTCTCTCTAAGATTCACATGCCCAGGATGTGGGTGGAGAATCATCCAGAGAAAGATAGTCAg GCCTGCATGTTGGTGTTTTATCCAGACTTTAAATCAAGCGGGGTGTCCAGCTCTGGAGATTCGTCCAGTGTGAGTGATGTGGTCATTCTGCTGGACTCATCTGAGTCTATGCGGGGAGACGCCATCATGAATGCTCGCAGGATTGCCCTTCAAGTCCTCAACTCTCTCGAACGCTCACTAAAAATTAACATCATCTCTTTTGGCACTG ATTACAAGGAAGCTTTTCCTGCACCAGTGCCCTTAGATGAGGCATCTGAATCAGCCAGACAATTCATTATG TTCTCTAGTGGTGCTGGCGGCAGCACTGAGCTGTGGAGGCCTCTCCGTAGCCTGAGTCTGCTGCCTCCATCACAGGGTGTGAGGAATATCCTGCTGCTGTCTGATGGACATGTTCAGAATCAGGCTGTGACCCTACAGCTGATCCGCGAGAACTCCTGCCACACACGCCTCTTCACCTGCGGCCTCAG TTTGACAGCTAATCGTCATATGCTCAGAGCTTTGGCTCAAGCAGGTGGTGGAACATATGAATTTTTTGACACAAAGATGAAACACACTTGGACAGAGAAG GTGCGTGCTCAGGTTCAGCGTATGGAGTCTCCAGGCTGCAGATCAGTGGCAGTGAAATGGCAGCAGTTTAATCCTACTGCGCCCCCTCCTGTTCAAGCTCCTTCACAGCTGCACGCTCTATTCAGTGACTGTCATACAATGGTTTATGGCTTTGTGCCACATTGCACTCAG GCCACACTGTTTGGAGATCTGAGTGGACAGGAGATCAAAACAATGGTGTCCACCACAGAATTACAAAAGACAAAGGGAACT tTCCTCCACAAATTAACGGCTAGAGCGATCATCAGAGATTATGAAGATGGCATTCTTGGCAACAGTGAAGCTGAACATGAG GGGAAGAAAGCTGAGCTGAAGTCCTACATCACTGAGCTCAGTAAAGAGTTCTCCATCTTGTCCCAGTTTACAAGCTTTGTCGCCATTGAAGAGAGG GACCAGAATCAGCTTGACACTGGATTCACAGATATTCCTAAACTGATTGCTGAGGAGGATGTGGATATTCTGTCATATATGGGCTGGACTGAGGAGAAGCAGACTGCTGGTGATAACGAAGAGGAG CTAAAATTAGTGGAAATCATCAGTGGCACCTCCTGTGATTATGAAGATGCTCCTTATGATTTTTTCGATGACATCTTGGATGGAGATGGTGAAGGTTATTTGTCTCTGTCAGACTATGAGGGATCTATGAGTTCTTATTTTAAATCTAAAACTGAGCTAAAATCATCAAAAACCCACACTGGTTTCTCCTCTGATGTTGTTTACGGACAGTGTTACAATAATATCTTTGAGGAAATCCTTCCATCTCCTCCTTCCCCTGTCTTCAACATTCACAAATTTAAACAGAGCAAGATAGATGGTCTTCACACCATGAATGCCGCATATCCCTCTTTAAGGGCTCAAAGATGTGATTCAGTGCATCACCCTAACCTTTCCACCAAACTGGTTGCTGGTTCCCCTTCTGAGTACTATAGCTCAGTTCCCTTCCCTATGGATCTCTCCATAACTGCCTACAGCCCTTCTGCTCCTCCCCTTGGTGCCAAGATGCAAATACCTTGCACCACGACTGCCATTCTTTCCTCTCGTTATGAGCATGAAAGCGTTCCAGTGCCTCCACCTGCCACCAAGCCTGACACCTCAGTGCCTCCTTCCCCTCCTGTTATCATTGCTGGTTCCCCACCTGAGAACTGGAGACCTAAACCTAAGCCTCTCTCCACGACTTACAAACCTTTTTTACACCTCTGTGATGACATGATGCTGGAACCTTCCCTCAAAAGTGTTAAGCCTCCCTCCCCCCTTGCCTCCATGCTTCCCCCTCCTCCAGCCCCCTTTTTATCATTGCCTGTTAAACCCATAATACCTGGGTTGCCCTCTTATGGTCAATATGGTAGTCCTACTGATGCCCTCCAAAAGTCAGTTGAGCCTGAACAGTTCTGTGGGTCCTCAGTCTCTAATTTGAGGTCTTCGTTTATGTTTGGAGCATCTGTTCAGCATCAACAACAAGGCTTTGGGATTTCTGCCTCTACTCAAGTTGGCAGTTCTGTTCCAATGCCTCCCCCTGCCATCAAGCACCAAGCTCCTCCTCCTGCTCTTGCCACTGGTGCCATGATGTCTTTACCTTGCTCCAGGAGTGACAGGCCTCCCTCACCCCCTGCCTGCATGCCTTCTTCTGCTCCTGCCTCCTATTTCTCTTATCCTGTTAAACCCATAATACCTGAGTTGACCTCTTTCGCATATGGCAGTCCTAGAACGCATGATGCCCTCCAGAATGCAGCTGAGCCTGAAAAGAACTGTGGTTCCTCAGCCCCTCAATTTAGGCCTTCAGTTAAGTTTGGAGCATCTGTACAACAACAACAAGGAGGCTTTGCGTATTTTGCCTCTCCTCAGCAACAGCAACAACTCTTTGGGATGTCTGCCTCAAATCAAGCTGGCGGTACTGTTCCAATGCCTCACTCGGCCATCAAGGACCAAGCTCCTCCTCCTGCTCCTCCCTCTAGTGCTATAATGCCTATAGTTTGGTCCATGAGTGGCAGGCCTCCCTCACCCCCTGCCTCCATGCCTCCTCCTCCTGCCTCCTTTTTCTCTTGGGCTGCTAAACCCAAAATACCTGAGTTGCCCTCTTTCACAAATGGTAATCCTTCTGGTGCCCTCCTGAACATAGCTGAGCCTGAAAAGGACTGTGGTTTCTCAGACCCTCAATTTAGGCCTTCATTTAAGTTTGGAGCATCTGTTAAGCAACAACAAAGAGGCTTTGAGTTTTTTGCCTCTCATGCTGCTAAAAGTGTTCCAATGCCTCCCCCTGCCATCAAGCACAAAGCTCCTTCTCCTGCTCATCCCCCTGGCGCCATGATGCCCTTAACTTGCTCCATGAGTGTCAGGCCTCCCTCTGCCTCCATGCTATCCCCTCCTCGTCTCCAAGTTTTCAGTACACCCATAAtaccacaacaacagcaacaaatgCGTGAACtacaacaacagcagcaacaaAGTTTTTTTGCACTTG CAAAAAACAGTACCTTTAGTTGGTTAAGTGTTCAAAATGAACCAAACAAAATAACAGCACTTAACTTGGCATGTGCACCACGAAGACCACCTGACACAGTGGCCTGGGATGAGCTGTTTGAGCTTCAACATGAG GATGGATACTGGGAATGCACTGGGAGGCTGAGTAGTTTCCTCAGCCTGGATGTAGACTTTTTTGCCAATGTCTTCCTTAAGGAGAAAGGCATCTGTTCCTtgg GTGTGAAGGCTCATGTGGACATTCTGAGACTGGTGGCCACTCTGTTGGTGCTGCAGCTGATTCGGGTGAAGAAGCTGGCAGAGGGAGAGCTGCTCCtgtctctgttcaagctgaaagaGTCCCAGGGGAGCAG GCCAGTGCACTGGGAGGCAGTGAAGAGGGCAGTAGACTGGGCTTGCTGGGCAGACAGACAGTATCCATGTGTGTGCAGCAGGCTGGAGTTTGGCTGGGATTGGGACTCATCCACACGGCAGTTACTTGGCTGTGACTCACCACTCCCATTCTCCCCAATTATTCCTGTTCTGGAGAGGCGTGTGGATGTATCAGTCATGTAG
- the LOC127447859 gene encoding protein mono-ADP-ribosyltransferase PARP4-like isoform X24, translating into MLRESEKVVVQDKLVYCVTSEDAVDAYQMLMMEMETQGFTQTHTLPPEAEQMASYSLKQLLLEEKLNCSTLSQEVGIFVELVWTEALGSLGNILTVPVSSISLNDVSRVEGLLLQAQKTQKEAEVKALLEEVNTLLPLRMIDPPSKHKLVSQKLDLCQLIRDIVNVSEATLRSPSPSSLGKYRALRCSIEVVPPQNPEFHEVSQLLQDRTVQIQQILRVNRGVELQMFREELGNIKPLLHSTSPRSFVGILSRGLLLPKVGVEQHGIERTDIGNLGGGIYFSDSLMTSVKYSKPSVTDGSRLLLVCEVALGQCKDLLKRDTTLTSAPEDYNSVHGVRRTPEKPSEFEDDEYVVYNTDQIKLKYVVQYTLEEDQLKMFQPHIDTSVELTLPIDTTSDILSSDDSEGLEFTKNPLEEMTAGLLDSNGQKLPLQAVHVRCKLMDLLCQVIIFQTYTNQSAVPIEAKYVFPLEETAAVCGFEAFINGKHIIGKVKEKEQARKEYKQAIEKGHGAYLMDQDAPDVFTISVGNLPPGATVLIKLTFITELVVRAGSIIFSLPGSVAPWQQSDALNQRTQGTVEKVCVTEFQSEGEFSLCMSIEMPYEIIDLRSSHRIKSKMTDCKAVVSTLPGQTLGSEGLQVSFSLSKIHMPRMWVENHPEKDSQACMLVFYPDFKSSGVSSSGDSSSVSDVVILLDSSESMRGDAIMNARRIALQVLNSLERSLKINIISFGTDYKEAFPAPVPLDEASESARQFIMFSSGAGGSTELWRPLRSLSLLPPSQGVRNILLLSDGHVQNQAVTLQLIRENSCHTRLFTCGLSLTANRHMLRALAQAGGGTYEFFDTKMKHTWTEKVRAQVQRMESPGCRSVAVKWQQFNPTAPPPVQAPSQLHALFSDCHTMVYGFVPHCTQATLFGDLSGQEIKTMVSTTELQKTKGTFLHKLTARAIIRDYEDGILGNSEAEHEGKKAELKSYITELSKEFSILSQFTSFVAIEERDQNQLDTGFTDIPKLIAEEDVDILSYMGWTEEKQTAGDNEEELKLVEIISGTSCDYEDAPYDFFDDILDGDGEGYLSLSDYEGSMSSYFKSKTELKSSKTHTGFSSDVVYGQCYNNIFEEILPSPPSPVFNIHKFKQSKIDGLHTMNAAYPSLRAQRCDSVHHPNLSTKLVAGSPSEYYSSVPFPMDLSITAYSPSAPPLGAKMQIPCTTTAILSSRYEHESVPVPPPATKPDTSVPPSPPVIIAGSPPENWRPKPKPLSTTYKPFLHLCDDMMLEPSLKSVKPPSPLASMLPPPPAPFLSLPVKPIIPGLPSYGQYGSPTDALQKSVEPEQFCGSSVSNLRSSFMFGASVQHQQQGFGISASTQVGSSVPMPPPAIKHQAPPPALATGAMMSLPCSRSDRPPSPPACMPSSAPASYFSYPVKPIIPELTSFAYGSPRTHDALQNAAEPEKNCGSSAPQFRPSVKFGASVQQQQGGFAYFASPQQQQQLFGMSASNQAGGTVPMPHSAIKDQAPPPAPPSSAIMPIVWSMSGRPPSPPASMPPPPASFFSWAAKPKIPELPSFTNGNPSGALLNIAEPEKDCGFSDPQFRPSFKFGASVKQQQRGFEFFASHAAKSVPMPPPAIKHKAPSPAHPPGAMMPLTCSMSVRPPSASMLSPPRLQVFSTPIIPQQQQQMRELQQQQQQSFFALAKNSTFSWLSVQNEPNKITALNLACAPRRPPDTVAWDELFELQHEDGYWECTGRLSSFLSLDVDFFANVFLKEKGICSLGVKAHVDILRLVATLLVLQLIRVKKLAEGELLLSLFKLKESQGSRPVHWEAVKRAVDWACWADRQYPCVCSRLEFGWDWDSSTRQLLGCDSPLPFSPIIPVLERRVDVSVM; encoded by the exons GTGAGTCGGGTGGAGGGATTGTTGCTGCAGGCACAAAAGACTCAAAAAGAAGCTGAAGTCAAGGCCCTGCTAGAGGAAGTCAACACTCTTCTACCCCTCAGAATGATCGACCCTCCATCTAAACACAAGCTTGTATCTCAGAAACTAGACCTTTGTCAG CTGATCAGAGATATTGTGAATGTGAGTGAAGCCACTCTGAGAAGCCCCTCGCCCTCCTCTCTGGGAAAGTATCGTGCACTGAGGTGCAGCATTGAAGTAGTTCCACCACAAAACCCTGAGTTTCATGAAGTCTCTCAACTGCTTCAGGACAG GACTGTTCAGATTCAGCAGATATTGCGTGTAAACAGAGGGGTGGAGCTTCAAATGTTTAGGGAGGAGTTAGGCAACATTAAGCCCCTCCTCCACTCTACTAGTCCCAGAAGTTTTGTTGGAATACTTTCACG AGGTCTGCTGCTGCCCAAGGTTGGAGTCGAACAGCATGGAATTGAGAGGACAGATATAGGGAATCTTGGAGGAGGCATCTACTTCAGTGACTCTCTAAT GACTAGTGTGAAGTACTCCAAGCCCAGTGTAACTGATGGCTCTCGGCTGCTGTTGGTGTGTGAGGTGGCTTTGGGTCAATGCAAGGACCTGCTGAAAAGAGACACCACTTTGACCTCTGCCCCTGAGGACTACAACAGCGTACATGGAGTCCGCCGCACCCCGGAAAAACCCTCTGAATTTGAG GATGATGAGTATGTAGTATATAACACAGACCAGATCAAACTGAAGTATGTAGTGCAGTACACTCTGGAGGAGGACCAGTTAAAAATGTTCCAGCCTCATATTGACACCTCTGTGGAGCTCACACTGCCCATTGACACAACCTCTGACATCT TGTCCAGTGATGACAGTGAGGGTTTGGAGTTCACTAAGAATCCTTTAGAGGAGATGACCGCAGGTTTGCTGGACAGCAACGGTCAGAAACTTCCCTTACAGGCTGTCCATGTGAGATGCAAGCTCATGGACCTACTGTGCCAG GTCATAATTTTTCAGACTTACACAAATCAGAGTGCTGTTCCTATTGAAGCAAAGTATGTCTTTCCACTGGAGGAGACGGCAGCAGTGTGTGGATTTGAAGCCTTTATCAATGGAAAGCACATCATTGGAAAG GTAAAGGAGAAAGAGCAGGCTCGTAAGGAGTACAAACAAGCAATAGAGAAAGGTCATGGAGCCTACCTGATGGACCAGGATGCACCT GATGTATTTACTATCAGTGTGGGGAACCTTCCTCCTGGAGCCACAGTTTTGATCAAGTTGACCTTCATCACTGAGCTGGTGGTGAGAGCAGGATCTATAATCTTCTCACTGCCTGGCAGCGTTGCACCCTGGCAACAGAGCGACGCCCTTAATCAGAGAACTCAG ggaactgttgagaaggTTTGTGTGACAGAGTTTCAATCAGAGGG GGAGTTTTCTCTGTGTATGTCCATTGAAATGCCTTATGAGATAATCGACTTAAGGTCTTCACACCGCATCAAATCCAAg ATGACAGACTGTAAGGCAGTGGTCAGTACTTTACCCGGACAGACTCTTGGATCTGAAGGGCTCCAGGTGTCCTTCAGTCTCTCTAAGATTCACATGCCCAGGATGTGGGTGGAGAATCATCCAGAGAAAGATAGTCAg GCCTGCATGTTGGTGTTTTATCCAGACTTTAAATCAAGCGGGGTGTCCAGCTCTGGAGATTCGTCCAGTGTGAGTGATGTGGTCATTCTGCTGGACTCATCTGAGTCTATGCGGGGAGACGCCATCATGAATGCTCGCAGGATTGCCCTTCAAGTCCTCAACTCTCTCGAACGCTCACTAAAAATTAACATCATCTCTTTTGGCACTG ATTACAAGGAAGCTTTTCCTGCACCAGTGCCCTTAGATGAGGCATCTGAATCAGCCAGACAATTCATTATG TTCTCTAGTGGTGCTGGCGGCAGCACTGAGCTGTGGAGGCCTCTCCGTAGCCTGAGTCTGCTGCCTCCATCACAGGGTGTGAGGAATATCCTGCTGCTGTCTGATGGACATGTTCAGAATCAGGCTGTGACCCTACAGCTGATCCGCGAGAACTCCTGCCACACACGCCTCTTCACCTGCGGCCTCAG TTTGACAGCTAATCGTCATATGCTCAGAGCTTTGGCTCAAGCAGGTGGTGGAACATATGAATTTTTTGACACAAAGATGAAACACACTTGGACAGAGAAG GTGCGTGCTCAGGTTCAGCGTATGGAGTCTCCAGGCTGCAGATCAGTGGCAGTGAAATGGCAGCAGTTTAATCCTACTGCGCCCCCTCCTGTTCAAGCTCCTTCACAGCTGCACGCTCTATTCAGTGACTGTCATACAATGGTTTATGGCTTTGTGCCACATTGCACTCAG GCCACACTGTTTGGAGATCTGAGTGGACAGGAGATCAAAACAATGGTGTCCACCACAGAATTACAAAAGACAAAGGGAACT tTCCTCCACAAATTAACGGCTAGAGCGATCATCAGAGATTATGAAGATGGCATTCTTGGCAACAGTGAAGCTGAACATGAG GGGAAGAAAGCTGAGCTGAAGTCCTACATCACTGAGCTCAGTAAAGAGTTCTCCATCTTGTCCCAGTTTACAAGCTTTGTCGCCATTGAAGAGAGG GACCAGAATCAGCTTGACACTGGATTCACAGATATTCCTAAACTGATTGCTGAGGAGGATGTGGATATTCTGTCATATATGGGCTGGACTGAGGAGAAGCAGACTGCTGGTGATAACGAAGAGGAG CTAAAATTAGTGGAAATCATCAGTGGCACCTCCTGTGATTATGAAGATGCTCCTTATGATTTTTTCGATGACATCTTGGATGGAGATGGTGAAGGTTATTTGTCTCTGTCAGACTATGAGGGATCTATGAGTTCTTATTTTAAATCTAAAACTGAGCTAAAATCATCAAAAACCCACACTGGTTTCTCCTCTGATGTTGTTTACGGACAGTGTTACAATAATATCTTTGAGGAAATCCTTCCATCTCCTCCTTCCCCTGTCTTCAACATTCACAAATTTAAACAGAGCAAGATAGATGGTCTTCACACCATGAATGCCGCATATCCCTCTTTAAGGGCTCAAAGATGTGATTCAGTGCATCACCCTAACCTTTCCACCAAACTGGTTGCTGGTTCCCCTTCTGAGTACTATAGCTCAGTTCCCTTCCCTATGGATCTCTCCATAACTGCCTACAGCCCTTCTGCTCCTCCCCTTGGTGCCAAGATGCAAATACCTTGCACCACGACTGCCATTCTTTCCTCTCGTTATGAGCATGAAAGCGTTCCAGTGCCTCCACCTGCCACCAAGCCTGACACCTCAGTGCCTCCTTCCCCTCCTGTTATCATTGCTGGTTCCCCACCTGAGAACTGGAGACCTAAACCTAAGCCTCTCTCCACGACTTACAAACCTTTTTTACACCTCTGTGATGACATGATGCTGGAACCTTCCCTCAAAAGTGTTAAGCCTCCCTCCCCCCTTGCCTCCATGCTTCCCCCTCCTCCAGCCCCCTTTTTATCATTGCCTGTTAAACCCATAATACCTGGGTTGCCCTCTTATGGTCAATATGGTAGTCCTACTGATGCCCTCCAAAAGTCAGTTGAGCCTGAACAGTTCTGTGGGTCCTCAGTCTCTAATTTGAGGTCTTCGTTTATGTTTGGAGCATCTGTTCAGCATCAACAACAAGGCTTTGGGATTTCTGCCTCTACTCAAGTTGGCAGTTCTGTTCCAATGCCTCCCCCTGCCATCAAGCACCAAGCTCCTCCTCCTGCTCTTGCCACTGGTGCCATGATGTCTTTACCTTGCTCCAGGAGTGACAGGCCTCCCTCACCCCCTGCCTGCATGCCTTCTTCTGCTCCTGCCTCCTATTTCTCTTATCCTGTTAAACCCATAATACCTGAGTTGACCTCTTTCGCATATGGCAGTCCTAGAACGCATGATGCCCTCCAGAATGCAGCTGAGCCTGAAAAGAACTGTGGTTCCTCAGCCCCTCAATTTAGGCCTTCAGTTAAGTTTGGAGCATCTGTACAACAACAACAAGGAGGCTTTGCGTATTTTGCCTCTCCTCAGCAACAGCAACAACTCTTTGGGATGTCTGCCTCAAATCAAGCTGGCGGTACTGTTCCAATGCCTCACTCGGCCATCAAGGACCAAGCTCCTCCTCCTGCTCCTCCCTCTAGTGCTATAATGCCTATAGTTTGGTCCATGAGTGGCAGGCCTCCCTCACCCCCTGCCTCCATGCCTCCTCCTCCTGCCTCCTTTTTCTCTTGGGCTGCTAAACCCAAAATACCTGAGTTGCCCTCTTTCACAAATGGTAATCCTTCTGGTGCCCTCCTGAACATAGCTGAGCCTGAAAAGGACTGTGGTTTCTCAGACCCTCAATTTAGGCCTTCATTTAAGTTTGGAGCATCTGTTAAGCAACAACAAAGAGGCTTTGAGTTTTTTGCCTCTCATGCTGCTAAAAGTGTTCCAATGCCTCCCCCTGCCATCAAGCACAAAGCTCCTTCTCCTGCTCATCCCCCTGGCGCCATGATGCCCTTAACTTGCTCCATGAGTGTCAGGCCTCCCTCTGCCTCCATGCTATCCCCTCCTCGTCTCCAAGTTTTCAGTACACCCATAAtaccacaacaacagcaacaaatgCGTGAACtacaacaacagcagcaacaaAGTTTTTTTGCACTTG CAAAAAACAGTACCTTTAGTTGGTTAAGTGTTCAAAATGAACCAAACAAAATAACAGCACTTAACTTGGCATGTGCACCACGAAGACCACCTGACACAGTGGCCTGGGATGAGCTGTTTGAGCTTCAACATGAG GATGGATACTGGGAATGCACTGGGAGGCTGAGTAGTTTCCTCAGCCTGGATGTAGACTTTTTTGCCAATGTCTTCCTTAAGGAGAAAGGCATCTGTTCCTtgg GTGTGAAGGCTCATGTGGACATTCTGAGACTGGTGGCCACTCTGTTGGTGCTGCAGCTGATTCGGGTGAAGAAGCTGGCAGAGGGAGAGCTGCTCCtgtctctgttcaagctgaaagaGTCCCAGGGGAGCAG GCCAGTGCACTGGGAGGCAGTGAAGAGGGCAGTAGACTGGGCTTGCTGGGCAGACAGACAGTATCCATGTGTGTGCAGCAGGCTGGAGTTTGGCTGGGATTGGGACTCATCCACACGGCAGTTACTTGGCTGTGACTCACCACTCCCATTCTCCCCAATTATTCCTGTTCTGGAGAGGCGTGTGGATGTATCAGTCATGTAG